Proteins co-encoded in one Kutzneria chonburiensis genomic window:
- a CDS encoding DNA-3-methyladenine glycosylase family protein produces MDAVTRSWKPDYPLDISAVVGPLRRGAGDPAFQAGPDGALWLTGNTASGPGSLRLARQDGEVVAQAWGDGAEELLDGVPQLLGAEDEPQGFEAHHELIKETQRRNPGLRLGKTNRVWDSLVPAILEQKVTGHEARRSWRDLCRRHGEKAPGPAPLGMRVPPTPRAILGVKDWEWHKAGVDGQRRRTLLNAAAAAHALTSKEKLRLIPGIGVWTTAEVAQRAWGDPDEVSVGDFHIPSVVGWALVGHALDDDGMLEVLEPYRPHRQRAVRYIEASGFRKPRFAPRFAARDYRAI; encoded by the coding sequence GTGGACGCTGTGACCCGGAGCTGGAAGCCCGACTACCCGCTGGACATCAGCGCGGTGGTCGGGCCGTTGCGGCGTGGGGCGGGGGATCCGGCGTTCCAGGCGGGGCCGGACGGGGCGCTGTGGCTGACCGGGAACACGGCGTCGGGGCCGGGGTCGCTGCGGTTGGCGAGGCAGGACGGCGAGGTGGTGGCGCAGGCCTGGGGCGACGGCGCTGAGGAGCTGCTGGACGGGGTGCCGCAGCTGCTGGGGGCCGAGGACGAGCCGCAGGGTTTCGAGGCGCACCACGAGCTGATCAAGGAGACGCAACGCCGGAATCCGGGGCTGCGGCTGGGGAAGACGAACCGGGTGTGGGACAGCCTGGTGCCGGCGATCCTGGAGCAGAAGGTGACGGGCCACGAAGCCCGGCGGTCCTGGCGGGATCTGTGCCGGCGGCACGGGGAGAAGGCCCCGGGCCCGGCGCCGCTGGGGATGAGGGTGCCGCCGACGCCGAGGGCGATCCTGGGTGTCAAGGACTGGGAGTGGCACAAGGCGGGCGTGGACGGCCAACGCCGCCGTACGCTGCTGAACGCGGCGGCGGCCGCGCATGCCCTGACGAGCAAGGAGAAGCTGCGGCTGATCCCGGGCATCGGGGTCTGGACGACGGCGGAGGTGGCCCAACGGGCCTGGGGCGACCCGGACGAGGTCAGCGTGGGCGACTTCCACATCCCGAGCGTGGTGGGCTGGGCCCTGGTCGGCCACGCGCTGGACGATGACGGCATGCTCGAGGTGCTCGAGCCCTACCGGCCGCACCGCCAGCGCGCGGTCCGCTACATCGAGGCGTCAGGGTTCCGGAAACCGCGATTCGCCCCGAGGTTCGCGGCGAGGGACTACCGGGCCATCTAG